The Brasilonema sennae CENA114 genome includes a region encoding these proteins:
- a CDS encoding YggS family pyridoxal phosphate-dependent enzyme: protein MSSSISERIITLGSSLPDSVRLIAVSKQVSAEIIRCAYAAGIRDFGESRIQEAASKQAVLQDLSDITWHFIGHLQNNKAKKAIEQFQWIHSVDNLKLAQRLNQLAQELKISPQICLQVKIRPDPNKSGWSPSQLLADLAALDQCENLQIQGLMTIPPLGLNDSEALNVFNSTSKLAKEIQEQNWSNVQMHHLSMGMSGDYKLAVQAGATMVRLGTILFGERPV, encoded by the coding sequence ATGAGCAGTTCGATTAGCGAACGTATTATTACCCTTGGTTCCTCTCTACCAGATTCAGTCCGGTTGATTGCTGTTAGCAAGCAAGTCTCTGCTGAAATCATACGCTGTGCTTACGCCGCAGGAATTCGAGATTTTGGCGAGAGTCGCATCCAAGAAGCAGCGAGCAAACAAGCTGTGTTGCAAGACTTAAGCGACATAACTTGGCACTTTATTGGACATTTGCAAAATAACAAAGCCAAAAAAGCCATTGAACAATTTCAGTGGATTCACTCCGTAGATAATTTAAAGCTTGCCCAACGCTTAAATCAACTGGCACAAGAGTTAAAAATCAGTCCTCAGATTTGTCTGCAAGTCAAAATACGACCCGATCCAAACAAGTCAGGTTGGAGTCCATCACAACTATTGGCTGACTTAGCTGCTCTAGATCAATGTGAAAATTTACAAATTCAGGGCTTAATGACAATTCCACCTTTGGGATTAAATGATTCTGAAGCTCTCAACGTATTCAATAGTACCAGTAAATTAGCAAAAGAAATTCAAGAACAAAACTGGTCTAATGTTCAAATGCATCATCTTTCAATGGGAATGTCAGGGGATTACAAATTGGCAGTGCAAGCAGGCGCAACAATGGTAAGGTTAGGAACTATCTTGTTTGGAGAACGTCCTGTTTAA
- a CDS encoding phosphate/phosphite/phosphonate ABC transporter substrate-binding protein, with the protein MKTIISRYFLLINLLILIGLLATGCDDKQQDINSEKLTVGVVSYGEGTVSLEKYERFKDYIAKQTQSIVELEPAYNELQALEQIQRQNWKIVFAPPGLAAIAISKELYIPLFSMEGTRGRQRSLLIVRDDKPIKTIADLANKTVALETAGSAAGYYVPLYDLYGLTLAKIRFAPTPKTVLQWISEGSVDAGALSQTDFELHQREFSTTKFRILHTSRSIPPAVVLLAPTVERNQQQQIQKAMNQAPGDIVADAGYVPVAKVPSYDQFIKLVDKVKPLEEQVKKTPAVLLNQKSTTP; encoded by the coding sequence ATGAAAACCATTATTTCACGATATTTTTTGTTGATTAATCTCCTGATACTTATAGGATTACTAGCAACTGGATGCGATGATAAACAACAAGACATCAACTCGGAAAAACTAACTGTCGGTGTGGTCAGCTACGGCGAAGGAACTGTTTCTTTAGAAAAATACGAGCGCTTCAAAGACTACATAGCAAAACAAACTCAATCAATTGTAGAACTGGAACCAGCTTACAACGAATTGCAAGCTTTAGAGCAAATTCAACGCCAAAATTGGAAAATTGTTTTTGCGCCTCCTGGTTTAGCAGCAATAGCGATCAGCAAGGAACTTTATATTCCTTTGTTCTCGATGGAGGGAACACGTGGTAGACAACGCTCTTTACTGATAGTTCGAGATGATAAACCAATAAAAACAATAGCAGACCTGGCGAATAAAACTGTTGCTTTGGAAACAGCAGGTTCTGCAGCTGGCTATTATGTTCCTCTGTACGATTTGTACGGTTTAACCCTTGCTAAAATCCGTTTCGCTCCTACTCCCAAAACAGTATTGCAGTGGATCAGTGAAGGTAGCGTTGATGCTGGCGCACTATCTCAAACAGATTTTGAGCTTCATCAGCGAGAATTTAGTACAACCAAGTTTCGGATTTTACACACTAGCCGATCAATTCCTCCTGCGGTTGTTTTACTAGCACCAACTGTAGAACGGAATCAACAGCAGCAGATTCAAAAAGCAATGAACCAAGCACCTGGGGATATCGTAGCAGATGCAGGTTACGTCCCTGTAGCCAAAGTACCTAGCTACGATCAATTTATAAAATTAGTAGATAAAGTCAAACCTTTAGAAGAGCAAGTCAAGAAAACACCCGCCGTTTTACTCAATCAAAAATCTACCACTCCATAG
- the pipX gene encoding transcriptional coactivator PipX: protein MNLDNSETYINHPTWGLLYRICMVDENQELFTTLYAQRLFFIVTTDVKGMKFQPTGRTEARMMIENRLRSLRRTGQSQEYDQLQTVFQRTFQ from the coding sequence ATGAACTTAGACAACTCGGAAACTTACATCAATCATCCAACTTGGGGTTTGCTCTATAGGATTTGTATGGTAGACGAGAACCAAGAGTTGTTCACAACACTGTATGCCCAACGCTTATTCTTCATAGTAACAACTGATGTCAAAGGTATGAAGTTTCAGCCCACTGGACGCACTGAGGCTAGAATGATGATTGAAAATCGCTTGCGTAGTCTGCGTCGTACAGGGCAATCTCAGGAGTACGATCAACTTCAGACTGTTTTCCAACGTACTTTCCAATGA
- a CDS encoding cell division protein SepF: MNNIFSKLRDFVGLNEQVEYEYYEEEPETESYRNLYQEQNAQQPVAQEPPEPNRRWREPVPTMGDVSAAGSKPMSNVIGMPGVINGISEVLVLEPRTFEEMPQAIQALRERKSIVLNLTIMDPDQAQRAVDFVAGGTYALDGHQERIGESIFLFTPSCVQVSTQSGIIHEVPQPAVRPSRSTGPNPAWGNEVNRMAQ, encoded by the coding sequence ATGAATAATATATTTTCCAAACTTAGAGACTTCGTCGGTTTAAACGAGCAAGTAGAATATGAGTACTATGAAGAAGAACCAGAAACAGAAAGTTACCGAAATCTGTATCAGGAACAAAATGCTCAACAACCAGTAGCACAAGAACCTCCAGAGCCAAATCGACGCTGGCGGGAACCCGTGCCTACAATGGGAGATGTAAGTGCCGCAGGATCAAAGCCGATGAGCAATGTGATTGGTATGCCTGGAGTAATTAATGGAATATCAGAAGTCTTGGTGCTAGAACCACGCACCTTTGAAGAAATGCCTCAAGCAATTCAAGCATTGCGAGAACGGAAGTCAATAGTATTAAATTTAACAATAATGGATCCCGATCAAGCGCAACGGGCAGTAGATTTTGTCGCTGGTGGTACCTACGCGCTTGATGGGCATCAAGAACGGATAGGCGAAAGTATATTTTTGTTCACTCCAAGCTGTGTGCAAGTCAGTACCCAGTCAGGAATTATTCATGAAGTACCTCAACCTGCAGTACGTCCCTCACGTTCCACTGGACCTAACCCAGCTTGGGGAAACGAAGTTAACAGAATGGCACAATAA
- a CDS encoding chorismate-binding protein, protein MGRLPTAELRITPECETVAVNELLIIEDYTNLIHLVSNIKGSLKSDCSVLELIRAMFLCWHVHRLS, encoded by the coding sequence TTGGGGCGATTGCCTACGGCAGAGCTACGCATAACGCCTGAATGCGAAACTGTTGCTGTTAATGAATTGCTAATAATTGAGGATTACACCAACCTTATCCACCTTGTCAGCAACATCAAAGGTAGCTTAAAATCTGATTGTAGCGTGCTTGAGTTGATTCGAGCCATGTTCCTTTGTTGGCACGTTCACAGGTTGTCCTAA
- a CDS encoding heavy metal-responsive transcriptional regulator, producing MLNQDENLFLIGQVTALSGVPIRTIRYYESLGLVQSIGRTEGGFRQFSSDVLTRLSFIKCAQSLGLSLQEIGEILEVYDGGKPACDQIHHKLKDKILDIDKQIEQLLTLREELRGLLSGWNSLSTKPQDTICPIIQNH from the coding sequence GTGTTGAATCAAGATGAAAATTTGTTTTTAATTGGTCAGGTGACTGCTTTGAGCGGAGTTCCTATTAGGACAATTCGCTACTATGAAAGTTTGGGTTTAGTTCAGTCTATCGGACGAACAGAAGGAGGTTTCCGCCAATTCTCATCAGATGTGTTGACTCGTCTTTCTTTTATTAAATGTGCTCAAAGTTTAGGTTTAAGCTTGCAAGAAATCGGCGAAATTCTTGAAGTTTATGACGGAGGTAAACCAGCCTGTGATCAAATTCATCACAAGCTGAAAGATAAGATATTAGATATTGATAAACAAATTGAACAGTTATTGACCTTGCGAGAAGAATTGAGAGGATTACTGTCCGGATGGAACAGCTTATCAACAAAGCCGCAAGATACAATCTGTCCCATAATTCAGAACCATTGA
- a CDS encoding pentapeptide repeat-containing protein, whose protein sequence is MSKFSNRIWVNTLSLLLWVVICITAFVGFAGFAPEALAIDYNKETLIGSDFSGRDLTDSSFNQTNLRNSNFSHSNLRGVSLFSAKLESVNFEAADLTNAILDSALFTKTNLTNAVLEGASAANARFDRAIIDGADFTDVLLRKYEQEKLCKVASGTNPTTGRNTRDSLYCP, encoded by the coding sequence ATGAGTAAGTTCAGCAATCGAATTTGGGTAAACACACTCAGTTTATTACTTTGGGTTGTCATTTGCATCACTGCATTTGTTGGTTTTGCAGGTTTTGCTCCAGAAGCTCTAGCAATTGACTACAATAAAGAAACTTTGATCGGGTCTGATTTTTCAGGACGTGACTTGACAGACTCCAGCTTTAATCAAACTAACCTCCGCAACAGTAACTTTAGTCACTCTAATTTGCGCGGCGTCAGTCTGTTTTCTGCAAAACTGGAATCAGTAAATTTTGAAGCAGCTGACTTAACAAATGCTATTTTAGACTCGGCTCTTTTCACTAAGACAAATTTGACAAATGCGGTGTTGGAGGGTGCTTCTGCTGCTAACGCCAGGTTTGATCGTGCTATTATTGACGGAGCAGATTTCACTGATGTGCTGCTGCGTAAATATGAGCAAGAGAAATTGTGCAAAGTCGCCTCAGGTACGAATCCAACTACAGGACGCAACACCCGCGACAGCTTATATTGCCCGTAG
- a CDS encoding transposase, whose translation MSESLGRDCPIEKAAWQLQQVCEHLSTRPISVWDSEYGCAPFMLKTANIRADILVRLRSNLCLWGAPPLYSGKGRPRKHGDKFKLNEPSTWGEATQSLEMNDLKLGRVRVSLWKNLDFRKTATRPMSLIRVERLDQKGCARVSKPLWLAWVGEEMPPLSEVWLLYLRRFTVDHWYRFLKQRLHWTLPKLSTPKQCERWSDLMPMITWELWLARDKVG comes from the coding sequence ATGAGCGAATCACTAGGCAGGGATTGCCCCATAGAGAAAGCAGCTTGGCAACTACAACAAGTGTGTGAGCATTTATCCACTAGACCAATTTCGGTTTGGGATAGTGAGTATGGGTGTGCCCCTTTTATGTTGAAGACTGCCAACATTCGAGCAGATATTCTTGTCCGTTTGCGTTCAAATCTTTGTTTGTGGGGCGCACCTCCACTATACTCTGGCAAAGGTCGTCCCAGAAAACATGGTGATAAGTTCAAGCTCAATGAACCTTCTACTTGGGGTGAAGCCACTCAAAGTTTGGAGATGAACGATCTCAAACTGGGGCGGGTAAGGGTTAGCTTATGGAAAAATTTAGACTTCCGTAAAACGGCTACGCGCCCAATGTCATTAATCAGGGTTGAGCGTCTTGACCAAAAAGGTTGCGCTAGAGTGTCAAAACCCTTATGGTTGGCTTGGGTAGGAGAAGAAATGCCTCCACTATCGGAAGTTTGGCTACTTTATTTGCGTCGCTTTACCGTTGACCACTGGTATCGTTTTTTGAAGCAACGCCTGCACTGGACACTTCCTAAACTAAGTACCCCAAAACAGTGTGAGCGCTGGAGTGATTTGATGCCAATGATTACTTGGGAGTTATGGTTAGCCCGTGATAAAGTTGGCTGA
- a CDS encoding serine/threonine-protein kinase, which produces MSQSYIIKAEIPSGTMIDNRYIIQKLLGQGGLGRTYLAYDTRRFNEACVLKEFAPTGSGENALEKCRNLFKREARILHQLAHPQIPRFLACFEGDGRLFLVQEFVDGKTYSFVLRERQDLEETFSEIEVIQWLKSLLPVLGYIHQHNIIHRDISPDNIMLPDGENLPVLIDFGVGKQIANLNENTTPDHMSFVGKMSLVGKVGYAPREQISLGLCSPSSDLYALGVTAVVLLTGRDPSFLMDQYSLEWRWRSYTKVTNDFARVLEKLLADTPKQRYQSSKEVLTDLERLGQFQVMGSSTVLDFPSTVIEQKSQPTFTTRQPHYQYPQTTASSARSSYSQQQYPVIEPQPQPQPQQSSLNPAFIQRCQQELAYYIGPIASLVVEEILEQTPQISPYQFIEFLAREIPDASAGVEFRKHLFS; this is translated from the coding sequence ATGTCTCAGTCTTACATAATAAAAGCAGAAATTCCCTCTGGGACGATGATTGATAATCGTTATATTATTCAAAAACTTTTGGGACAGGGGGGCTTAGGAAGAACATACTTGGCGTATGATACTCGTCGGTTTAACGAAGCATGCGTCCTGAAAGAATTTGCACCCACGGGTTCAGGGGAGAATGCTTTAGAAAAATGTCGCAATTTATTTAAAAGAGAAGCAAGAATTCTTCACCAGTTGGCACACCCTCAAATTCCTCGTTTCTTGGCTTGTTTTGAAGGAGATGGTCGGCTGTTTTTAGTACAAGAGTTTGTGGATGGTAAAACCTATTCATTTGTGTTGCGAGAACGGCAAGATTTGGAAGAAACTTTTTCGGAAATTGAAGTTATACAGTGGCTAAAAAGTTTGTTACCTGTATTGGGATATATTCATCAGCACAACATCATCCATCGAGATATTTCTCCTGACAACATCATGTTACCTGATGGCGAAAATTTACCAGTGCTGATTGATTTTGGTGTGGGAAAACAGATAGCTAACCTGAATGAAAACACCACTCCTGACCACATGAGTTTTGTTGGTAAAATGTCCCTTGTGGGGAAAGTGGGATATGCTCCTCGTGAGCAAATTAGCTTGGGGTTGTGTTCTCCCTCCAGTGATCTTTATGCCTTGGGCGTGACTGCAGTTGTCTTACTAACAGGTAGAGATCCATCTTTTCTTATGGATCAGTACTCTTTGGAGTGGAGATGGCGTTCTTACACCAAGGTCACCAATGATTTTGCCAGAGTACTTGAAAAATTGCTAGCAGATACACCAAAGCAGCGATACCAATCCTCAAAGGAAGTTCTCACAGATTTAGAACGTCTTGGACAGTTTCAAGTAATGGGATCATCAACTGTTCTTGATTTCCCTAGCACAGTTATAGAACAGAAATCTCAACCTACATTCACCACACGACAGCCACACTACCAATATCCACAGACTACAGCAAGTTCGGCTAGAAGTTCATATAGTCAGCAGCAATACCCTGTTATTGAGCCACAACCACAACCACAACCGCAACAATCTTCACTCAATCCAGCTTTCATACAACGCTGTCAGCAAGAACTAGCTTACTACATTGGACCAATAGCAAGTCTAGTTGTGGAAGAGATTCTAGAGCAAACTCCTCAAATTTCGCCTTACCAATTTATTGAATTTTTAGCCAGGGAAATTCCTGATGCATCAGCAGGTGTTGAATTTAGAAAACACCTATTTTCATGA
- a CDS encoding DEAD/DEAH box helicase, which produces MNYPALSPELEPSSIFPFELDQFQKDAIASLNAGRSVVVCAPTGSGKTLVGEYAIYRALSRGKRVFYTTPLKALSNQKLRDFREKFGFDHVGLLTGDASINRDASILVMTTEIFRNMLYGTPIGQIGISLVDVEAMVLDECHYMNDRQRGTVWEESIIYCPREIQLVALSATVANSDELTDWLNQVHGPTDLIYSDHRPVPLEFHFGNIKGLFPLLNDDKTQINQRLLRKKKKGEKNKSKANVRAEAPSMIQVLGELHERDMLPAIYFIFSRRGCDKAVAEVGSDMWLVDQEEAQQLRWQIDEFLSRNPEAGRSGHVGPLYRGIAAHHAGILPAWKVLVEELFQQGLIKVVFATETLAAGINMPARTTVISTLSKRTDSGHRLLNASEFLQMAGRAGRRGMDERGHVVTLQTPFEGAKEAAYLATSQSDPLVSQFTPSYGMVLNLLQTHTLEEAKELVERSFGQYSANLHLRPQHEYITHLQTELAQLQAQIAAIDEAELAVYEKLRQRLRVERLNLKMLQEQAQEARQQELGMMLDFAVSGTLLSLKSKNFTMPAPITAVLVGKTLGSSQTCYLVCLGRDNRWYVATASDVIDLFAELPRIDIPAELLPPPEMPLKRGQSLVGDEQTAIITQQIPEPSEAVFMPPEVLEQLRRVTAVQEQLEAHPLHQSGDAVSVFKRRTQVVELEAEIELMQGQIQQQSQRHWEEFLNLIEILQQFQCLENLVPTRLGQMAAAIRGENELWLGLALEGGELDNLDPHHLAAAIAALVTETPRPDSMVRFDLSEAVAEALSKLRGIRRKIFQLQRRYNVALPIWLEFELIALVEQWALGMEWIELCENTSLDEGDVVRILRRTLDLLSQIPHVPYLSQSLQRNAHRAMQLIDRFPVNEVGG; this is translated from the coding sequence GTGAATTACCCTGCGCTGTCTCCAGAACTTGAACCAAGTTCGATATTTCCATTTGAATTGGATCAGTTCCAAAAGGATGCAATCGCTTCCTTGAATGCCGGACGTTCCGTTGTTGTATGTGCGCCCACAGGTTCGGGCAAAACATTGGTGGGGGAATACGCTATATATCGCGCCCTATCGCGTGGAAAAAGAGTATTTTATACCACTCCCCTAAAAGCGCTCTCCAATCAGAAACTACGTGACTTTCGGGAAAAATTCGGCTTTGACCATGTTGGACTGTTAACTGGAGATGCCTCCATTAACCGAGATGCCTCGATTCTGGTGATGACCACAGAAATTTTCCGGAATATGCTCTATGGCACACCCATCGGGCAAATTGGCATTTCATTAGTAGACGTAGAGGCTATGGTGCTGGATGAGTGCCACTACATGAATGATCGCCAACGGGGAACAGTTTGGGAAGAATCGATCATCTACTGCCCCCGTGAAATTCAACTCGTAGCGCTCTCAGCAACTGTTGCTAATAGTGATGAACTGACCGACTGGTTAAATCAAGTTCATGGTCCGACTGACCTCATATACTCCGATCATCGCCCAGTTCCTTTGGAATTTCACTTTGGTAACATCAAAGGGTTATTCCCCCTACTGAATGATGACAAAACCCAAATTAACCAGCGCCTGCTAAGAAAGAAGAAAAAAGGAGAGAAAAACAAAAGCAAAGCTAATGTCAGAGCTGAAGCCCCCAGCATGATTCAAGTTCTGGGCGAGCTACACGAACGAGATATGCTGCCAGCAATTTACTTCATCTTCAGTCGTCGGGGATGTGATAAGGCGGTGGCGGAGGTGGGCAGCGATATGTGGTTAGTGGATCAGGAAGAAGCGCAGCAATTGCGCTGGCAGATTGACGAATTTTTAAGCCGTAATCCGGAAGCTGGACGTTCCGGACACGTTGGACCGCTTTACCGAGGAATAGCCGCACACCATGCTGGAATTTTACCTGCGTGGAAAGTCCTTGTTGAAGAGCTTTTTCAGCAGGGGTTAATTAAAGTTGTCTTTGCCACCGAAACCTTGGCAGCTGGAATTAATATGCCAGCCCGGACAACGGTGATTTCTACTCTTTCTAAGCGTACTGATAGTGGACATCGGCTGTTGAATGCCTCCGAATTTCTGCAAATGGCAGGTCGGGCAGGTCGCCGGGGAATGGATGAACGGGGTCACGTTGTGACGTTACAAACTCCCTTTGAGGGAGCCAAAGAAGCAGCGTACTTGGCAACATCCCAAAGCGACCCTCTAGTGAGTCAATTTACACCAAGTTACGGCATGGTGCTGAACTTGCTGCAAACTCATACTTTGGAAGAAGCCAAGGAATTGGTAGAACGCAGCTTTGGGCAGTACTCGGCAAACTTGCACCTGCGACCGCAACACGAATACATCACCCACTTACAAACAGAACTTGCTCAACTTCAAGCACAAATCGCTGCTATTGACGAAGCAGAACTGGCTGTTTATGAAAAATTGCGGCAACGCTTGCGAGTAGAACGCTTAAACTTGAAAATGCTGCAAGAGCAAGCGCAGGAAGCCCGACAACAGGAATTGGGGATGATGTTGGACTTTGCAGTGTCGGGAACACTGTTGAGTCTCAAAAGTAAAAACTTCACAATGCCTGCGCCCATAACAGCAGTGTTAGTAGGGAAAACACTAGGTTCGAGTCAAACTTGTTACTTGGTATGCTTGGGGCGAGATAACCGCTGGTATGTAGCGACAGCCTCTGATGTTATAGATTTGTTTGCAGAACTACCGCGAATTGACATACCTGCTGAGTTGCTACCACCACCAGAAATGCCATTGAAACGGGGACAGTCGCTTGTTGGTGATGAGCAAACCGCAATCATAACTCAACAAATTCCTGAGCCAAGCGAAGCTGTATTTATGCCTCCAGAAGTCCTAGAACAACTTCGTCGCGTCACTGCTGTGCAAGAGCAATTAGAGGCTCATCCCTTACATCAATCAGGCGACGCTGTCAGTGTTTTCAAACGCAGAACACAGGTTGTTGAACTTGAAGCTGAAATTGAATTAATGCAGGGACAAATACAGCAACAATCTCAGCGTCATTGGGAAGAGTTTCTCAATCTTATTGAGATTTTGCAGCAGTTTCAATGTCTGGAGAATCTAGTTCCCACAAGGTTAGGACAAATGGCTGCAGCCATTCGAGGAGAAAATGAGTTGTGGCTGGGCTTAGCACTTGAGGGTGGAGAATTGGACAACTTAGATCCACACCACTTAGCAGCAGCGATCGCAGCTTTGGTGACAGAAACCCCACGTCCAGATAGCATGGTTCGCTTTGACTTGAGTGAAGCAGTGGCAGAAGCTTTATCAAAATTGCGAGGGATTCGTCGCAAGATCTTCCAACTGCAACGTCGTTATAATGTAGCCTTACCAATATGGTTAGAGTTTGAGTTAATAGCCCTTGTGGAGCAGTGGGCGCTTGGTATGGAGTGGATAGAACTTTGTGAAAATACGAGTTTGGATGAAGGTGATGTGGTGCGAATTTTACGTCGTACGTTAGATCTATTATCGCAAATTCCCCACGTACCCTATTTGTCACAATCCTTGCAGCGCAATGCCCATCGTGCTATGCAGCTTATTGATAGGTTCCCAGTTAACGAGGTAGGGGGATAA
- a CDS encoding YraN family protein: protein MADDSPYHYLDIGIAGEDLVAEWLQSNGWVILHRRWRYRNGEIDIIAQYDGQQQPRKQQERAQTNTQSEGTRETSLLHSLTPSLSSSPILTFVEVKTRSRDNWDAGGRNAITKQKQTKLQQTSLMFLAKYPQKADYPCQFDVAIVYCQQISQGFSLSAAEGFTAPTISEQAIATLSINGYLLMLQEYIPAAFDT, encoded by the coding sequence ATGGCAGACGATTCTCCATATCATTATCTCGATATAGGTATCGCAGGAGAAGACCTGGTAGCTGAATGGTTACAATCCAATGGTTGGGTCATTTTGCACCGTCGATGGCGTTACCGTAACGGAGAAATTGATATCATTGCCCAATATGATGGACAGCAACAGCCAAGGAAACAGCAAGAAAGAGCACAGACAAACACACAGAGTGAAGGAACAAGGGAAACCTCACTCCTTCACTCTTTGACTCCTTCACTTTCCTCATCTCCCATACTGACATTTGTGGAAGTGAAAACTCGCAGCCGAGATAATTGGGATGCAGGGGGAAGAAACGCCATCACAAAACAGAAGCAAACAAAACTCCAACAAACGTCTTTAATGTTCTTAGCTAAATATCCCCAGAAGGCAGACTACCCTTGTCAATTTGATGTTGCTATTGTCTACTGTCAACAAATATCACAAGGGTTCAGCCTAAGCGCAGCCGAAGGGTTCACTGCGCCTACAATTTCTGAACAAGCTATAGCCACTTTATCAATAAATGGATATTTGTTGATGCTACAAGAATATATTCCAGCAGCTTTTGATACTTAA
- a CDS encoding c-type heme family protein yields the protein MLKNLKLRQKFTILLVVILVVGLSFSGLALSALLRQNAENEIASRALTLIDTMTSVREYTLTQIYPELADKLEEKFLPQVVSAYSAREIFEIFRKKPEYRDLFYKEAATNPTNLRDKADSFETGILEGFQKDKNLKEVRGFRSVPGGDIFYIARPLTISKESCLTCHSTPEVAPKTMIERFGAVNGFNWQLNQIVAAQFISLPASKVIEKANQSSLKIIGLVSTVFIVVILLVNVFLHRQVIIPLKRITRVAEEVSTGHLEVDFDQISNDEIGNLAKAFKRMKLSLEMAMKRIRRTHGGNTGGTAGN from the coding sequence ATGTTAAAAAACTTAAAATTGAGACAAAAATTTACAATTTTGCTAGTCGTCATTCTTGTAGTCGGTCTAAGCTTTAGTGGATTGGCTCTTTCTGCTTTGCTAAGACAGAATGCTGAAAATGAAATTGCCTCACGAGCTTTAACACTCATCGATACAATGACTTCTGTTCGTGAGTACACACTTACCCAAATCTATCCAGAACTTGCTGATAAACTGGAAGAAAAGTTTTTGCCACAAGTGGTATCTGCATATTCAGCACGAGAAATCTTTGAAATTTTCAGAAAAAAACCAGAATATCGAGATTTATTTTATAAAGAAGCAGCAACTAATCCCACTAATCTTCGGGATAAGGCTGACAGTTTTGAGACGGGAATTTTAGAGGGTTTCCAAAAAGATAAAAATTTAAAAGAGGTGAGGGGATTTCGCTCGGTTCCGGGAGGCGATATATTTTATATTGCTCGTCCGCTAACCATTAGCAAAGAAAGTTGTCTGACATGTCATAGCACGCCTGAAGTCGCACCAAAAACTATGATTGAGCGTTTCGGTGCAGTTAATGGATTTAATTGGCAGTTGAATCAAATTGTGGCGGCTCAATTTATTTCACTACCGGCGAGTAAAGTGATTGAAAAAGCTAATCAATCTTCTTTGAAGATAATAGGACTTGTATCTACTGTTTTTATAGTGGTTATTCTTTTAGTGAATGTCTTTTTGCATCGACAAGTTATTATTCCCCTCAAGCGGATAACTCGTGTCGCGGAAGAAGTTAGCACAGGGCATTTAGAAGTTGATTTTGATCAGATTTCTAATGATGAAATTGGTAATCTTGCCAAAGCTTTTAAACGGATGAAATTAAGTTTAGAAATGGCAATGAAAAGAATTAGACGTACTCATGGAGGAAATACTGGAGGAACAGCAGGAAATTAA
- the proC gene encoding pyrroline-5-carboxylate reductase yields the protein MIIKFGLIGGGVMGEALLSRLIARKIYQRSEVLVSEPQTSRQGFLEDEYGVNVTADNRLVFTPTTEVVFLAIKPQVFSAIAQELADVIDTVSKPLVISILAGVTLNQLEAAFPQLPVIRAMPNTPATVGAGITAICPGAYTNANHHETAKKLFSAVGEVVEISENLMDAVTGLSGSGPAYVALAIEALADGGVAAGLPRTIANQLALQTVFGTAKLLNETKIHPAELKDRVTSPGGTTIAGIAQLERAGFRSALIEAVKAATARSQELGK from the coding sequence ATGATTATTAAATTCGGCTTAATTGGTGGCGGGGTAATGGGAGAGGCCCTGTTATCCCGCCTTATTGCTCGTAAAATTTATCAACGCTCAGAAGTCCTAGTTAGCGAACCACAAACCTCACGCCAAGGTTTTCTAGAAGACGAATATGGTGTTAATGTGACAGCCGATAATCGTCTGGTTTTCACACCAACAACAGAAGTCGTATTTTTGGCAATAAAACCTCAAGTGTTTAGTGCGATCGCCCAAGAATTGGCAGATGTGATCGATACAGTTTCAAAACCACTGGTGATATCCATCTTGGCAGGCGTGACATTAAATCAGTTGGAAGCAGCTTTTCCCCAGTTGCCAGTCATTCGAGCAATGCCTAATACTCCAGCAACTGTGGGAGCAGGAATCACCGCCATATGTCCAGGGGCGTACACCAACGCAAACCACCACGAAACCGCCAAGAAACTTTTTTCAGCGGTGGGAGAAGTCGTAGAAATTTCAGAAAACCTGATGGATGCCGTGACAGGACTATCAGGATCGGGTCCGGCATACGTAGCACTTGCTATAGAAGCACTTGCTGATGGAGGAGTCGCAGCAGGTTTACCAAGGACAATTGCCAATCAACTTGCCTTGCAAACTGTCTTTGGAACAGCCAAGCTTTTAAATGAAACAAAAATACACCCGGCAGAACTCAAAGACCGCGTCACCAGTCCAGGTGGTACTACAATTGCTGGTATAGCTCAGTTAGAACGAGCTGGGTTTCGCTCAGCTTTAATTGAAGCAGTCAAAGCAGCAACAGCCCGTTCACAAGAATTGGGAAAATAG